One window of Streptomyces sp. FIT100 genomic DNA carries:
- a CDS encoding rhodanese-like domain-containing protein, giving the protein MPLFHRGPGRLDPAEAYEHTVDLGGSVLLDVREAHEWSMGHVPWAVHLPLAALAAGAAVLAPARGRPLVVICRSGNRSRHAAELLAARDLVAMDVTGGMVAWAGAGLPVVDIRGVEGSIA; this is encoded by the coding sequence ATGCCTCTCTTCCACCGAGGGCCCGGCCGGCTCGACCCCGCCGAAGCCTATGAGCACACCGTCGACCTGGGCGGTTCCGTACTGCTGGATGTGCGCGAGGCGCACGAATGGTCTATGGGCCATGTCCCGTGGGCGGTCCATCTGCCGCTGGCTGCGCTTGCCGCCGGTGCTGCGGTTCTCGCGCCCGCCCGAGGCCGGCCGCTGGTGGTGATCTGCCGTTCCGGCAACCGCTCCCGCCACGCGGCGGAACTGCTTGCCGCACGCGACCTGGTGGCCATGGACGTGACCGGCGGCATGGTCGCCTGGGCCGGGGCGGGTCTCCCGGTCGTGGACATACGCGGTGTGGAGGGATCGATCGCGTGA
- a CDS encoding sulfite exporter TauE/SafE family protein, with protein MSTLFLALAAGAVVGLALGALGGGGAVLAVPALIYVLGFTPAAATTASLVIVAATAATGLYAHTRDGNVRWGTGVLFASAGLVPAALGGAVAGRLPPALLTGAFGILAALAAARMLRTPPEVVQADRSVRRGRAAATGAALGAVTGVLGVGGGFLAVPALVTTLRLRMRTAVGTSLLVITVNALAALATRTGAADALDWSVIAPFTGAAILGAWDGRRLSGKVKADTLRRIFARVLLAVAGLMLIGSLV; from the coding sequence GTGAGCACGTTGTTCCTTGCTCTGGCCGCCGGAGCCGTTGTCGGGCTCGCGCTCGGCGCCCTCGGGGGCGGAGGCGCCGTTCTGGCCGTGCCGGCGCTGATCTATGTGCTCGGTTTCACCCCGGCCGCTGCCACCACCGCGAGTCTCGTCATCGTGGCTGCCACCGCCGCCACCGGGTTGTACGCGCATACTCGCGACGGCAACGTCAGATGGGGCACGGGGGTGCTGTTCGCCTCCGCGGGCCTTGTGCCGGCGGCGCTGGGCGGCGCGGTTGCGGGCAGGCTCCCCCCGGCCCTGCTGACCGGTGCGTTCGGCATCCTCGCGGCCCTCGCGGCGGCGCGGATGCTGCGCACCCCGCCCGAAGTGGTCCAGGCCGACCGCTCCGTGCGCAGAGGCCGGGCGGCGGCCACCGGCGCCGCGCTCGGGGCCGTCACCGGCGTACTGGGCGTGGGTGGCGGATTCCTCGCCGTACCTGCCCTGGTCACCACGCTGCGCCTGCGGATGCGGACCGCTGTCGGCACCAGCCTGCTGGTGATCACGGTCAATGCGCTGGCCGCCCTGGCCACACGCACCGGCGCGGCCGACGCGCTCGACTGGTCGGTGATCGCACCCTTCACCGGCGCCGCCATCCTCGGCGCCTGGGACGGAAGACGCTTGTCGGGAAAGGTGAAGGCCGACACGCTACGGCGGATCTTCGCCCGCGTCCTGCTGGCTGTCGCCGGTCTGATGCTGATCGGGAGCCTCGTATGA
- a CDS encoding rhodanese-like domain-containing protein, translating to MFFIDTVEVPGLGNRSYLAGGAGRAVAVDPPRDIDRVIEAAARRGVRITHVVETHVHNDYVTGGLELARLTGAAYLVPAGARVSFRRVPVADGDRVEIDAALVLRALATPGHTPHHTAYVLAEAGRPVAVFTGGSLLIGTVGRPDLVEPGLTERLARAQHASAHRLADELPDETAVLPTHGFGSFCSSAQAEGDATTIGKERIGNDAFVKDADTFVAELLSSLDAIPAYYAHMGPLNAHGPESVDLTPPAVADAEEIAERLAAGEWVVDLRSRIAFAYGHVAGSFNFEADGQLATYLAWLVPWGKPVTLLAESAEQLAYAQRELVRVGIDRPAVAATGSPADWIREGERLRSFPRATFTALASGDTDVERVVLDVRRTSERAHAHIAGSLHIPLHELRSRIGEIPHGTVWVHCAGGMRAGIAASLLDAAGREVVAVDDAFDSARAAGLPVMES from the coding sequence GTGTTCTTCATCGACACCGTTGAGGTCCCTGGGCTCGGTAACCGGAGCTATCTGGCGGGCGGTGCCGGCCGGGCCGTGGCGGTCGATCCGCCACGGGACATCGACCGGGTGATCGAGGCCGCAGCCCGACGCGGAGTGCGGATCACGCACGTCGTCGAGACGCATGTGCACAACGACTATGTGACCGGCGGTCTGGAGCTGGCCCGTCTCACCGGGGCCGCCTACCTGGTGCCGGCCGGGGCGCGGGTCTCGTTCCGGCGGGTCCCGGTCGCCGACGGGGACCGGGTGGAGATCGACGCGGCCCTTGTGCTGCGTGCCCTGGCGACGCCCGGCCACACCCCGCATCACACCGCGTACGTGCTGGCGGAGGCCGGCCGGCCCGTCGCCGTCTTCACCGGCGGCTCGCTGCTGATCGGTACCGTCGGTCGTCCCGACCTGGTCGAGCCGGGACTCACCGAGCGGCTGGCACGTGCCCAGCATGCCTCCGCGCACCGGCTGGCGGACGAACTGCCCGATGAAACGGCCGTTCTGCCCACCCACGGCTTCGGCAGCTTCTGCTCCTCGGCGCAAGCCGAAGGGGATGCCACGACCATCGGCAAGGAGCGGATCGGCAATGACGCATTCGTCAAGGACGCCGACACATTCGTCGCGGAACTGCTCTCCTCGCTGGATGCCATACCGGCGTACTACGCCCACATGGGGCCGTTGAACGCGCACGGACCCGAGTCGGTCGACCTGACGCCGCCCGCCGTCGCGGATGCCGAGGAGATCGCCGAGCGGCTGGCGGCGGGGGAGTGGGTGGTCGACCTGCGCAGCCGTATCGCCTTCGCCTATGGACACGTCGCTGGATCGTTCAACTTCGAGGCGGACGGGCAGCTCGCCACTTATCTGGCCTGGCTGGTGCCCTGGGGGAAGCCCGTCACGCTGCTCGCCGAGTCGGCGGAGCAACTGGCCTACGCCCAGCGGGAACTCGTACGGGTCGGAATCGATCGGCCCGCCGTGGCTGCCACCGGCTCGCCGGCCGACTGGATACGCGAGGGCGAGCGGCTGCGTTCCTTCCCTCGCGCCACCTTCACCGCTCTCGCTTCTGGGGACACGGACGTCGAGCGTGTCGTGCTCGACGTGCGGCGAACTTCCGAGCGTGCCCACGCCCATATCGCCGGCTCTCTGCACATACCGCTGCACGAGCTGCGCTCCCGAATCGGCGAGATACCGCACGGGACCGTGTGGGTGCACTGCGCCGGCGGGATGCGAGCCGGGATCGCGGCTTCCTTGCTGGACGCGGCGGGTCGGGAAGTCGTGGCCGTGGACGACGCGTTCGACTCGGCCCGGGCGGCAGGACTGCCCGTGATGGAGAGCTGA
- a CDS encoding metal-sensitive transcriptional regulator — translation MELDLAGAELKAVLNRLRRAQGQISGVIRMIEEGRDCEEVVTQLAAASRALDRAGFAIIATGLQQCLTDMETGQTNGEDREQMRARLEKLFLSLA, via the coding sequence GTGGAACTTGATCTCGCGGGTGCTGAGCTGAAGGCCGTACTGAATCGGCTGCGCCGGGCTCAGGGCCAGATCTCCGGCGTGATCCGGATGATCGAGGAGGGCCGCGACTGCGAGGAGGTCGTGACGCAGCTCGCCGCCGCCTCGCGCGCCCTCGACCGGGCGGGATTCGCGATCATCGCCACGGGCCTGCAGCAGTGCCTGACAGACATGGAGACCGGGCAGACGAACGGGGAGGACCGCGAGCAGATGCGTGCGCGCCTGGAGAAACTCTTCCTGTCGCTCGCGTGA
- a CDS encoding rhodanese-like domain-containing protein: MNMTTTLTPGQVRSRLHDLTVIDVRTPGEYASGHVPGAFNIPLDLIGHALTELGEVADRGGLLMVCASGARSDSACALLAEHGIPASTLVGGTSAWVNEGHELHHPDGPTRSTWAMERQVRLTAGSLVLAGLGLGLLHPAWHLLSAGVAGGLVFSALTDTCGMAALLAKLPHNRPRQADLDRTLAALRRD; this comes from the coding sequence ATGAATATGACCACCACGCTCACGCCGGGCCAGGTCCGGTCCCGATTGCACGACCTGACGGTGATCGATGTCCGTACCCCGGGCGAGTACGCCTCGGGCCATGTGCCCGGCGCGTTCAACATTCCCCTCGATCTGATCGGCCACGCACTGACCGAGCTCGGGGAGGTCGCGGATCGTGGCGGCCTTCTCATGGTCTGCGCCTCGGGAGCCCGGTCCGACAGCGCTTGCGCTCTCCTTGCCGAACACGGCATCCCCGCCTCGACCCTCGTCGGAGGCACCAGCGCGTGGGTGAACGAGGGTCATGAGCTCCACCACCCCGACGGCCCCACGCGCAGTACCTGGGCCATGGAGCGCCAAGTCCGACTCACCGCCGGCTCGCTGGTGCTGGCGGGCCTGGGCCTCGGACTGCTCCACCCGGCCTGGCACCTGCTCTCGGCGGGTGTCGCCGGCGGACTTGTGTTCTCTGCGCTCACCGACACATGCGGCATGGCCGCCCTCCTGGCCAAGCTGCCGCACAACCGACCTCGGCAGGCCGACCTCGACCGCACTCTGGCCGCCCTGAGGCGCGACTGA
- a CDS encoding SulP family inorganic anion transporter, which translates to MSRSHSRYQALRRLTPGVAVLAGYQRIWLRGDLLAGVTVAAYLIPQVMAYAGLAGLSPVAGLWAIVPPLVLYALLGSSRQLSVGPESTTALLTATVIGPLAGGDPGRYAALAAALAVVVGGLCLIAWAARLGFVADLLSRPILVGYMTGVGLIMIVDQLPKLAGVSASGTTFFPQIVSFVRHFPQAHLPTLLLAVSALAFLFLMQRLFPKVPGPLLVVLLATAVVGVFGLEQYGVQVIGETPAGLPGLEVPRLDDFRGLLLPALGVLLVGYTDVILTARAFADRRGHPVDANQELLALGASNIGTGVLQGFPVSSSASRTALGDAAGSRTQLYSLVACGAVVAVLLFLSPLLAHFPSAALGAIVVYAAVRLIDASGFRRLAAFRRSEFLLALGTLVGVLSLDILYGVLVAVGLSVTEMLARVARPHDAIQGLVPGLAGMHDVDDYPEARTVPGLVVYRYDSPLFFANAQNFRRRATAAVDDHPGPVAWFVLNAEANVEVDITALDAVEALRRDLERRGIVFALARVKQDLRDELDAFGLTAAVGPDRMFPTLPTAVAAYEEWSRDQAPPEP; encoded by the coding sequence ATGTCCAGGTCGCACAGCAGGTACCAGGCTCTTCGTCGCCTCACGCCCGGGGTCGCCGTCCTCGCCGGCTATCAGCGCATCTGGTTGCGAGGTGACCTACTGGCCGGGGTGACCGTGGCCGCCTATCTGATCCCGCAGGTCATGGCCTACGCAGGTCTGGCCGGACTGTCCCCCGTCGCCGGATTGTGGGCGATCGTTCCGCCGTTGGTGCTCTACGCGCTCCTCGGGTCTTCCCGGCAGCTTTCGGTCGGGCCCGAATCCACCACAGCCCTGCTGACCGCCACCGTCATCGGACCGCTCGCCGGCGGCGACCCCGGACGATACGCCGCGTTGGCGGCTGCTCTCGCCGTCGTCGTCGGAGGGCTGTGTCTCATCGCCTGGGCGGCGCGGCTGGGCTTCGTCGCCGATCTGCTCTCCCGGCCGATCCTCGTCGGTTACATGACCGGTGTCGGCCTGATCATGATCGTCGACCAGCTGCCCAAGCTGGCCGGGGTGTCAGCGAGCGGAACCACCTTCTTCCCTCAGATCGTGTCCTTCGTCCGCCACTTTCCTCAGGCCCACCTGCCCACGCTGCTACTCGCGGTCTCAGCCCTGGCGTTCCTGTTCCTGATGCAGCGCCTGTTCCCCAAGGTGCCCGGACCACTCCTCGTCGTACTGCTGGCCACTGCGGTGGTCGGTGTCTTCGGCTTGGAGCAGTACGGCGTTCAGGTGATCGGTGAGACCCCGGCCGGTCTGCCCGGCCTGGAGGTTCCCCGACTCGACGACTTCCGTGGCCTGTTGCTGCCCGCCCTTGGGGTACTGCTCGTCGGCTACACCGATGTCATCCTGACCGCGCGGGCGTTCGCGGACCGCCGGGGCCATCCGGTCGACGCCAATCAGGAACTGCTGGCTCTGGGCGCATCGAACATCGGCACCGGAGTGCTTCAGGGCTTCCCGGTCAGCAGCAGCGCCAGCCGCACCGCACTCGGCGACGCCGCAGGCAGCCGCACCCAGCTGTACTCGCTCGTGGCCTGCGGAGCGGTGGTCGCAGTGCTGCTGTTCCTCAGCCCTCTGCTCGCGCACTTCCCCTCCGCCGCTCTCGGTGCCATCGTCGTCTACGCGGCGGTCCGTCTGATCGACGCGTCCGGGTTCCGGCGGCTTGCCGCGTTCCGCCGCAGCGAGTTCCTGCTGGCGCTGGGCACGCTCGTCGGTGTGCTGTCCCTCGACATCCTCTACGGCGTGCTGGTCGCCGTCGGCCTGTCGGTCACGGAGATGCTGGCCCGCGTGGCCCGCCCTCACGACGCGATCCAGGGACTGGTCCCCGGACTGGCCGGGATGCATGACGTCGACGACTACCCCGAGGCCCGTACGGTCCCCGGGCTGGTCGTCTACCGCTACGACTCGCCCCTCTTCTTCGCCAACGCCCAGAACTTCCGGCGCAGGGCGACGGCCGCGGTCGATGACCATCCCGGCCCCGTCGCCTGGTTCGTCCTCAACGCCGAGGCGAACGTCGAGGTCGACATCACCGCGCTCGACGCCGTCGAGGCCCTTCGCCGGGATCTGGAGCGCCGCGGCATCGTCTTCGCACTGGCCCGGGTCAAGCAGGACCTGCGGGACGAACTGGACGCCTTCGGGCTCACCGCCGCCGTGGGCCCGGACCGGATGTTCCCGACGCTGCCCACCGCCGTGGCGGCATACGAGGAGTGGTCCCGCGACCAAGCCCCGCCAGAGCCGTGA